One genomic window of Rhizomicrobium sp. includes the following:
- a CDS encoding lipopolysaccharide biosynthesis protein — protein sequence MTGTSEAARLEPKEAGAPAAQREAKRLTHSAAHGLSWNGATLVVRTVLNVVVASVLAHLLSPREYGIAGAAMIVVAIGSTLSNLGMSEVMIQRKALEIRHIATASFISYSIATLLALAQWIFADRIASVMHVPELGEVSRVLAFLMFTGAFNLVAYALLSRHFQFRRTSVAQLVAWAAANFLVGIPMAYLGFSYWALVAASMTESLLLCASYLVMARKFLVLPRFDRVAYREIRGPSLGFSLTAVLTYIATYVDNFVVARFIGTAQLGIYSRSYYLIAMPANLFGNLNRSVVFPLMARVQDDPVRLRNAILKGFALTAALALPFSAFMVIFSHEFVATFLGAKWISATVPIMLFSAGIYFRVGYKVCGTVFLATGNNVHLISMQVLYAISVAVGALLSAPFGVEAVAAAVVIANGFSFLCYSYFCCQHTGVSLRDFLSVHTRPVIAAAGVCLSSGLIKLILAGWPDLLVMTTGALAVGLCFAVTLYLRPSAILGTDGADLIRGLSGFRSK from the coding sequence ATGACGGGAACATCGGAAGCTGCCCGCCTTGAGCCAAAGGAGGCCGGCGCGCCTGCCGCGCAACGGGAAGCCAAACGCCTCACCCATAGCGCGGCACACGGACTTTCCTGGAACGGCGCAACTCTCGTCGTTCGGACCGTGCTCAATGTCGTGGTTGCCTCGGTCTTGGCTCATCTGCTCTCGCCGCGGGAATATGGCATCGCCGGCGCGGCGATGATCGTCGTTGCCATTGGGTCGACGCTCTCGAATCTCGGTATGTCGGAAGTGATGATTCAACGGAAAGCATTGGAGATCCGTCACATAGCGACCGCGAGCTTCATTTCTTATTCGATCGCGACCCTCTTGGCGTTGGCTCAATGGATATTCGCAGATCGCATCGCCAGCGTTATGCACGTACCGGAGCTTGGAGAAGTATCGCGGGTGCTTGCCTTCCTGATGTTTACCGGTGCGTTCAACCTCGTCGCATACGCATTGCTGTCACGCCATTTTCAATTTCGGCGCACTTCGGTTGCACAGCTGGTAGCTTGGGCGGCGGCGAACTTTCTGGTCGGCATACCAATGGCCTATCTGGGCTTCAGCTATTGGGCGCTAGTGGCGGCAAGCATGACCGAATCCCTGTTGTTATGCGCCAGCTATTTGGTGATGGCGCGAAAATTTCTCGTGCTGCCGCGCTTCGACCGCGTCGCCTATCGCGAAATCAGAGGTCCAAGCCTGGGATTCTCGCTGACGGCCGTGCTCACCTATATCGCGACCTATGTCGATAATTTCGTGGTCGCGCGGTTTATCGGCACCGCGCAGTTGGGCATCTATTCCCGATCCTATTATCTCATCGCGATGCCCGCCAACCTTTTCGGCAACCTCAATCGGTCCGTCGTATTTCCGCTGATGGCGCGCGTTCAAGATGATCCCGTACGGTTGCGAAATGCCATACTCAAGGGTTTCGCCCTCACGGCCGCTCTTGCACTGCCATTCAGTGCATTCATGGTCATCTTCTCGCATGAATTCGTCGCCACCTTCCTTGGTGCCAAGTGGATCTCGGCTACTGTTCCGATAATGCTGTTTTCGGCAGGCATTTATTTCCGCGTCGGTTACAAGGTTTGCGGCACGGTATTCCTTGCGACGGGAAATAACGTCCATCTGATATCCATGCAGGTGCTCTACGCTATTTCCGTGGCGGTAGGGGCGCTATTGAGCGCGCCTTTTGGTGTCGAGGCAGTGGCTGCAGCCGTCGTTATCGCCAATGGCTTCAGTTTTCTTTGCTACTCTTACTTCTGCTGTCAGCACACGGGTGTCTCACTGAGGGACTTTTTGTCGGTTCATACGAGACCGGTGATCGCCGCTGCGGGGGTATGTCTGAGCAGCGGCTTGATCAAACTGATTCTAGCTGGGTGGCCGGATCTGCTTGTTATGACGACGGGCGCCCTTGCGGTCGGTCTGTGCTTTGCTGTTACGCTTTATCTTCGGCCGTCGGCCATTCTTGGCACGGACGGCGCCGACCTAATAAGAGGCCTATCCGGCTTCAGATCGAAATAG
- a CDS encoding glycosyltransferase family 4 protein produces MALKHSDTMRIWYVYGGPFPNRAAHAVNIAKMCDAFSANGHEVTLVVEGDPANREAIAQATQLELGLSAKPNIWCCKIRRIFGRYHLMAAKIAWAARRDRADIVYARNPVFLVYAVLVGLRVIFEVHSPIDSSASQMKLLFALLRRSAKLARVVVISEALRNETAMRSPNISDRITVAHDGADAEQQGCVRVPIVPARPGRTQIGYAGHLYPGKGMDLIAELASRCPWADFLVVGGTDDAVATWRARLATLPNILLVGFVDHARVPNYLAGCQAVLAPYQSRVQVSDGRTDVARWMSPLKIFEYMAQGKAILCSDLPVLREILTDNETALLCPPDDVSAWTVALAKIASDPTLAKSLGQRARAALEANYTWKARAERVLSGLPA; encoded by the coding sequence TTGGCACTGAAGCACTCTGATACGATGCGGATTTGGTACGTCTACGGCGGCCCGTTCCCCAATCGGGCTGCGCATGCCGTCAACATCGCCAAAATGTGCGACGCGTTTTCTGCCAATGGCCACGAGGTGACACTGGTGGTGGAGGGCGACCCCGCCAATCGAGAAGCCATTGCGCAAGCAACGCAATTGGAGCTAGGTCTATCCGCAAAGCCGAATATTTGGTGCTGCAAGATTCGGCGGATTTTCGGACGATATCATCTCATGGCGGCAAAGATCGCGTGGGCGGCACGCCGAGATCGGGCCGATATCGTATACGCTCGTAATCCTGTGTTCTTGGTTTACGCGGTACTCGTTGGCCTTCGCGTCATTTTCGAGGTTCATTCGCCGATAGATAGCAGTGCCTCGCAGATGAAACTCCTTTTTGCGTTGCTTCGTCGGTCTGCCAAGCTGGCCCGCGTCGTGGTGATCAGCGAGGCTCTCAGGAACGAGACTGCAATGCGCAGTCCCAACATTTCCGATCGTATCACCGTCGCCCATGACGGTGCAGATGCGGAGCAGCAGGGCTGCGTGCGCGTTCCCATTGTTCCGGCACGACCTGGCCGAACGCAGATCGGCTACGCCGGGCACCTCTATCCCGGCAAAGGCATGGACCTGATCGCCGAACTCGCCTCGCGTTGCCCATGGGCGGATTTTCTCGTTGTGGGCGGTACCGACGACGCCGTTGCAACATGGCGCGCGCGGTTGGCGACGCTCCCGAATATCCTGCTTGTCGGTTTTGTCGATCATGCTCGAGTGCCGAATTATCTTGCCGGCTGCCAAGCGGTCCTGGCGCCCTATCAGAGTCGGGTACAGGTGTCGGACGGCAGAACGGACGTTGCCCGCTGGATGTCGCCGCTGAAGATCTTTGAATATATGGCGCAAGGGAAAGCCATACTGTGCTCGGACCTTCCGGTGTTGCGTGAAATCCTGACCGACAATGAGACGGCTCTTCTATGCCCTCCGGACGATGTGTCGGCCTGGACGGTGGCGTTGGCGAAGATTGCCAGCGACCCGACTCTTGCAAAGTCGCTGGGACAGAGGGCTCGCGCGGCGCTGGAAGCAAATTACACTTGGAAGGCACGGGCAGAACGTGTCCTTTCCGGTCTGCCGGCATGA